A part of Planococcus sp. MB-3u-03 genomic DNA contains:
- a CDS encoding MurR/RpiR family transcriptional regulator, producing the protein MKQQQFALAAIRGSYRNFSEKEKKIADYILNDPRNIIHLTINQIADELGLAESTVFRFCQRLGFKGFQAFKIALAAEVVAPLKDIHEQIEEGDEVKTVAEKVFRSNIKTLEDTLQIIDEEALKQTVAAVLSARKIEFFGNGGSAMIAMDGYHKFVRLGLHVAMNMDAHLQLMSASQLTKGDVAIVISHSGSTRDVLEVLHVLKEKEVTIVCVTNFAKSPLSKEADIVLYTLSEETDFRSEALASRIAQLSLIDALYTNVMIARGDEGKTALRHMREAMSQKRL; encoded by the coding sequence ATGAAACAACAACAATTCGCATTAGCAGCCATCCGTGGCAGTTACCGCAATTTCAGTGAAAAGGAAAAGAAAATCGCCGATTACATCTTGAATGACCCCCGCAACATCATCCATTTGACGATCAACCAAATTGCCGATGAGCTCGGGCTGGCAGAATCGACCGTCTTCCGCTTCTGCCAGCGCCTCGGCTTCAAAGGCTTCCAGGCATTCAAAATCGCCTTGGCTGCCGAAGTTGTAGCACCATTAAAAGATATCCATGAACAGATCGAAGAAGGCGACGAAGTTAAAACAGTGGCGGAAAAAGTGTTCCGCTCCAATATCAAGACACTCGAAGATACCTTGCAGATTATCGACGAAGAAGCCTTGAAACAAACAGTCGCTGCAGTGCTGTCTGCACGCAAGATCGAGTTTTTCGGAAACGGCGGGTCTGCGATGATCGCTATGGACGGCTATCATAAATTTGTCCGCCTCGGCCTTCATGTGGCGATGAATATGGACGCCCATTTGCAGCTTATGTCCGCATCCCAGCTCACCAAAGGCGATGTGGCCATTGTCATCTCCCACTCCGGCAGCACGCGCGATGTCCTGGAAGTGCTTCACGTCTTGAAGGAAAAAGAAGTGACGATCGTCTGTGTAACCAATTTCGCTAAATCACCTTTATCCAAAGAGGCGGATATTGTCCTGTACACTTTGTCGGAAGAAACGGATTTCCGCTCGGAAGCCCTCGCTTCCCGCATCGCGCAACTCAGCTTGATCGATGCGCTCTACACGAACGTCATGATCGCCCGTGGAGACGAAGGCAAGACGGCACTCCGCCATATGCGCGAAGCCATGTCACAGAAGCGCTTGTAG
- a CDS encoding putative quinol monooxygenase, producing MMIIHAHLQVKPDQEQAFLDEGKTLIEASRQEPGNVQYDLMKSVEQDGHYTMVEVWKDAQAIEAHNASEHFTAFSKKAAGFMSAPMELKVYSGEAVPM from the coding sequence ATGATGATTATCCACGCACATTTGCAAGTAAAACCTGACCAAGAACAAGCGTTTTTAGATGAAGGCAAAACTCTTATTGAAGCATCGCGTCAAGAACCAGGCAATGTACAATACGATTTGATGAAATCGGTCGAGCAGGACGGCCATTACACGATGGTCGAAGTATGGAAAGATGCGCAAGCAATCGAAGCCCATAACGCGAGCGAGCATTTCACGGCATTTTCGAAAAAAGCAGCCGGATTCATGAGCGCGCCGATGGAACTCAAAGTCTATAGCGGTGAAGCTGTCCCAATGTAA
- a CDS encoding ABC transporter substrate-binding protein: protein MKKWTIAIAPVLLLAACTDEAENPGSDVANEQQGLQEVTMVLDWTPNTNHTGLYVAQEKGYFEEQGLDVEIILPGEAGANQLVASNQAEFGIGAQESLTEARVQGIPIVSIAALIQHNTSGFASPKDKGIESPSDYEGKTYGGWGAPVEKAVLGSIMEQDDADVGKVDIVNIGNSDFFTAVERDIDFAWIYYGWTGIEAELRGDELNMQYLTDYSDKLDYYTPILMTNENLIAENPETVRAFTKAVSQGYEFAIDEPEQAAEILIEAVPDLDPELVNASQKWLSPKYQDDAAKFGEQQEQVWADYAAWMFGNGLLDEELDVEQAYTNEFLPEEEN, encoded by the coding sequence ATGAAAAAATGGACGATTGCCATTGCGCCGGTATTGCTGCTGGCGGCATGTACAGACGAAGCGGAAAATCCGGGCAGCGATGTGGCGAATGAACAACAGGGATTACAAGAAGTGACGATGGTGTTGGATTGGACGCCAAATACCAACCACACCGGATTGTATGTGGCGCAGGAAAAGGGCTATTTTGAAGAGCAAGGGCTCGATGTCGAAATCATCTTGCCGGGTGAAGCGGGCGCCAATCAATTGGTCGCCTCCAACCAGGCGGAATTCGGCATCGGGGCACAGGAAAGCTTGACGGAAGCGAGAGTCCAGGGAATCCCGATCGTCTCGATCGCGGCGCTCATCCAGCACAACACGTCCGGATTTGCATCACCTAAAGACAAAGGCATCGAATCGCCGAGTGATTATGAAGGGAAAACTTACGGCGGATGGGGCGCGCCGGTCGAAAAAGCAGTGCTTGGGTCCATCATGGAACAAGACGATGCCGATGTGGGAAAAGTCGACATCGTCAATATCGGCAATAGCGACTTTTTCACAGCGGTCGAACGCGACATTGATTTTGCGTGGATCTATTACGGCTGGACGGGAATTGAAGCCGAACTGCGCGGCGATGAATTGAACATGCAGTATTTGACGGACTACTCGGACAAACTGGATTATTACACCCCGATTCTGATGACCAATGAAAACTTGATTGCAGAAAATCCGGAAACCGTTCGTGCATTCACCAAAGCAGTGTCGCAAGGCTATGAATTCGCCATCGATGAGCCGGAACAAGCAGCTGAGATCTTGATCGAAGCGGTACCAGATTTGGACCCGGAACTGGTGAATGCGAGCCAGAAATGGCTGTCGCCGAAATATCAGGACGATGCCGCGAAATTCGGCGAACAACAAGAGCAAGTGTGGGCGGATTATGCAGCTTGGATGTTCGGCAACGGGTTGCTGGATGAGGAACTGGACGTCGAGCAGGCATACACCAATGAATTTTTACCGGAGGAGGAAAACTGA
- the cls gene encoding cardiolipin synthase yields MDWVVVLSWTLNSLLLLNIVLALVIIFNERRDAGTTWAWLLILFFLPILGFIVYLFFGRHLTNNNFYNLSEDEQSYYTRQVESQVQRIQTGEAEYDEELLNKYEQLLIMNLRSSKSLVSFYNETRIFSEGNEKFDTMIEDISHAQEEVNVQYYIIKRDALGQRLFDALLERAKAGVKVRLLYDAVGSKSLKQSDFKELIEHGGEVEIFFPSKLGINFRLNNRNHRKVCIVDGKIGYIGGFNVGTEYLGEVEKFGYWRDVHLRIEGDVVQHIQDRFVLDWNYANQYKSRDDIFCFPTHQIKNFSPMQIVTSGPNSHTEHLKNMKIKMISSAKREIYIQTPYFIPDKSFMDACKMALLSGVKMNIMIPGKPDHPFVMWGSWSFLGELLDYGADVYLYDRGFLHSKTMTVDGEISTVGTTNLDARSFRLNFEINTLVFNRRIALELESLFESDTADCRKLTKELYAERDWTIKLREGFARLLSPIL; encoded by the coding sequence ATGGATTGGGTAGTCGTACTGAGCTGGACATTGAACTCTTTGTTGCTGTTGAATATCGTGCTCGCGCTGGTAATCATCTTCAATGAAAGGCGGGATGCAGGGACTACTTGGGCATGGCTATTGATTTTGTTTTTCTTGCCGATTCTCGGATTTATTGTCTATTTGTTTTTCGGCAGGCATTTGACCAACAACAACTTTTACAATTTGAGCGAAGACGAACAATCTTATTACACGCGGCAAGTCGAATCACAAGTCCAGCGCATACAGACAGGGGAAGCGGAGTATGATGAAGAGCTGTTGAACAAATATGAGCAATTGCTGATTATGAATTTGCGGTCGTCCAAATCGCTCGTCAGCTTCTACAACGAAACCCGTATATTCTCTGAAGGCAACGAGAAGTTCGATACGATGATCGAAGACATCAGCCATGCGCAGGAAGAAGTCAATGTCCAATATTACATCATTAAACGAGATGCGCTCGGCCAGCGGTTATTCGATGCTTTGCTCGAGCGTGCCAAAGCCGGAGTCAAGGTACGGCTTCTCTATGATGCAGTCGGGTCGAAGAGTTTAAAACAATCGGATTTCAAGGAATTGATCGAACATGGCGGCGAAGTGGAAATCTTTTTTCCGTCCAAATTGGGAATCAATTTCCGCCTCAATAACCGCAACCACCGGAAAGTATGCATCGTTGACGGGAAAATCGGCTATATTGGTGGGTTTAATGTTGGGACGGAATATTTAGGCGAAGTGGAGAAATTTGGGTATTGGCGTGATGTCCATTTGCGCATAGAAGGCGATGTCGTCCAACACATCCAGGACCGTTTCGTCTTGGACTGGAATTATGCCAACCAGTATAAGAGCCGCGATGACATTTTCTGCTTTCCCACGCATCAAATCAAGAACTTCTCGCCGATGCAAATCGTTACGAGCGGGCCAAATTCCCATACCGAGCATTTGAAAAACATGAAAATCAAAATGATCTCTTCGGCAAAACGTGAAATCTACATCCAGACACCGTATTTCATTCCTGATAAAAGTTTTATGGACGCCTGTAAGATGGCCTTGCTGAGCGGTGTAAAAATGAATATTATGATTCCCGGCAAGCCGGACCATCCATTTGTTATGTGGGGATCCTGGTCGTTCCTTGGCGAATTGCTCGATTACGGAGCGGACGTCTATTTATACGATCGTGGTTTTTTGCACTCCAAGACGATGACCGTGGACGGCGAGATTTCAACCGTCGGGACCACGAATCTGGATGCCCGCAGCTTCCGCTTGAATTTCGAAATCAATACGCTGGTGTTCAACCGCCGGATTGCGCTGGAACTGGAGTCTTTGTTCGAGTCGGATACGGCCGATTGCCGCAAATTGACGAAAGAACTCTACGCAGAGCGCGACTGGACCATCAAGCTGCGCGAAGGTTTTGCCCGCTTATTGAGCCCGATCTTATAA
- a CDS encoding ABC transporter ATP-binding protein → MAELAIEQLTKSFDGTEVLKELSLNIGDDEFVAVLGPSGSGKSTLFHLIGGLYEPDAGSILLGGENINGQKGSVSYMPQSPSLLPWRTVLDNVLLGAEIAGHKDQQAAIQMMEKAGLAGYEQSYPHQLSGGMKQRAAFIRSLLSPQPLILLDEPFSALDEFTRSEMQKWLLDIWQHNKRSILFVTHNIEEALFLADRILVLSEKPARVLAEFKVGFARPRAEDITLTEEFLQHKKDIYKVLKKGTGE, encoded by the coding sequence ATGGCTGAATTGGCGATTGAGCAATTGACGAAAAGCTTTGACGGGACCGAAGTGCTGAAAGAGTTATCATTGAATATAGGAGACGATGAATTTGTCGCCGTGCTCGGCCCTTCCGGCAGCGGTAAAAGCACGTTATTTCATTTAATTGGCGGGCTTTATGAGCCGGATGCAGGAAGTATTCTATTGGGCGGCGAGAACATCAACGGCCAAAAAGGCTCCGTCAGCTATATGCCGCAAAGCCCGTCGCTGCTTCCGTGGCGCACCGTGCTGGACAATGTTTTGTTAGGGGCTGAGATCGCCGGTCACAAAGACCAGCAAGCAGCCATTCAAATGATGGAAAAAGCAGGCCTGGCAGGTTATGAGCAATCGTATCCGCACCAATTGTCCGGCGGCATGAAGCAGCGCGCCGCCTTTATCCGCAGCCTATTGAGCCCACAGCCGCTCATTTTGCTGGACGAACCGTTTTCAGCGCTCGATGAATTCACCCGTTCAGAAATGCAAAAATGGCTGCTTGATATTTGGCAGCATAATAAACGCTCGATTCTTTTCGTCACGCATAATATAGAAGAAGCTTTGTTTCTCGCAGACCGAATTCTGGTGTTATCGGAAAAACCTGCGCGTGTCCTCGCTGAGTTTAAAGTGGGTTTCGCGAGGCCGAGAGCAGAAGACATCACTTTGACAGAAGAGTTTCTGCAACACAAGAAGGACATTTATAAAGTGTTGAAGAAAGGGACAGGGGAATAA
- a CDS encoding GNAT family N-acetyltransferase has translation MKLINERIYLRPVKAEDAQLFLDHTEDEEIRYMTGTKARFSLEQIQDHIEQIQQDDTRYDFTICLYATDQLIGELSVLDIDQGNQSAGFRITMNAMALTGKGYGTEAIELELKFVFDVLKLNRLQLEVFSHNERGIRAYEKNGLKRRVLRVVLHYNGAFSDEIIMAIIEAIIKSKSKKGCRSLSFYG, from the coding sequence ATGAAGCTAATCAATGAACGGATATACTTGAGGCCAGTTAAGGCAGAAGATGCACAGCTGTTCTTGGATCACACCGAAGACGAGGAAATTCGATACATGACCGGAACAAAAGCCAGGTTTTCGCTTGAGCAAATCCAAGACCATATCGAACAGATCCAACAGGACGACACGCGCTACGATTTTACGATCTGTTTGTACGCAACGGATCAATTGATTGGTGAATTGTCAGTATTGGATATTGACCAGGGCAACCAGAGTGCAGGGTTTAGGATCACCATGAATGCGATGGCACTGACGGGCAAAGGCTATGGCACAGAAGCGATCGAACTGGAGCTGAAATTTGTATTTGATGTGCTGAAGCTCAACCGCCTGCAATTGGAAGTGTTCAGCCATAATGAGCGGGGCATACGCGCTTATGAAAAGAACGGCTTAAAGAGAAGGGTCTTGCGGGTAGTGCTCCATTACAACGGGGCGTTTTCAGACGAAATCATCATGGCAATTATCGAAGCGATTATCAAAAGCAAAAGCAAGAAAGGCTGCAGAAGCCTTTCTTTTTATGGATAA
- a CDS encoding nitroreductase family protein — translation MYHEHCKTKTNDFNEIVNGRRSIKQYDPDVKISREEMTEILKQASTAPSSINMQPWRFVVIDSAEGKEKLAPLASFNLEKVMSASAVIAVFGDLNNIEYAEEIYGKAVELGYMPEEVKEFQVGYFKPLYEGMSKEQMKDIVLLDSGLVSMQLMLVARAFGYDTNPIGGYDKEKIAETFGLDKERYVPVMLLTIGKAANEGFQSYRLPVETTTTWS, via the coding sequence ATTTACCATGAACACTGCAAAACAAAAACCAATGATTTCAATGAAATCGTCAATGGGCGCCGTTCCATTAAACAATACGATCCGGACGTGAAAATCAGCCGCGAGGAAATGACCGAAATCCTGAAACAGGCTTCCACGGCGCCATCTTCCATCAATATGCAGCCTTGGCGTTTTGTTGTTATCGACAGCGCAGAAGGAAAAGAAAAGCTTGCGCCGCTGGCATCTTTCAACTTGGAAAAAGTGATGAGTGCATCAGCTGTCATTGCCGTGTTCGGCGACCTCAACAACATTGAGTACGCAGAAGAGATTTATGGAAAAGCTGTAGAACTCGGTTATATGCCGGAAGAAGTGAAAGAATTCCAAGTCGGCTACTTCAAACCTTTGTATGAAGGCATGTCCAAAGAGCAGATGAAAGACATCGTGCTATTGGACTCAGGGCTTGTATCTATGCAATTGATGCTCGTTGCCCGTGCATTCGGCTACGACACCAACCCAATCGGTGGCTACGACAAGGAAAAAATCGCTGAAACGTTCGGCCTGGACAAAGAGCGGTATGTGCCAGTCATGCTTCTCACGATTGGTAAAGCCGCCAACGAAGGCTTCCAGTCGTACCGCTTGCCGGTCGAGACGACCACGACCTGGAGCTAA
- a CDS encoding thiamine-binding protein: MGNALLSIQIIPKTKNGEDVIPYVDKAIAVIEKSGVPYQVNPLETTMEGDLAQLFSIVEEMNEAMIECGSSNVISQIKVLYQPSGASMDKLTEKYRP, from the coding sequence ATGGGCAATGCACTATTAAGTATTCAAATCATCCCGAAAACCAAAAACGGGGAAGACGTTATTCCGTATGTGGACAAAGCGATTGCCGTCATTGAAAAGTCAGGCGTCCCGTACCAAGTCAATCCATTGGAGACGACGATGGAAGGGGATCTGGCGCAGTTGTTTTCAATCGTCGAAGAAATGAACGAAGCGATGATCGAGTGCGGCAGTTCGAACGTCATCTCACAAATCAAAGTGCTGTATCAGCCGAGCGGCGCGTCGATGGATAAATTGACGGAGAAATACCGGCCGTGA
- a CDS encoding YwaF family protein — protein MDTWFGARSDYPFELFSVSHLVVLAIALTGFLCLILLRDNLAAKNALFQQLRWLLFLVLLISEVSYQYWAISHEYWSFNRYMPLHLCGVASITAMIGLVTLHPFWIRLSFFIGIVPAALALVTPDMPYDYQHYRFWKFFVHHTAIAWACWFLALAMPNALTWRSVFSVYGLLLVYAAFIGFWVNPQTGSNYLYLSQRPSTVSPLDFFGDGVWYYINLCLVAFFLFAVQYGIFRCLFKNSF, from the coding sequence ATGGATACGTGGTTTGGTGCAAGATCCGATTATCCGTTCGAGCTTTTTTCCGTAAGCCATCTAGTGGTACTGGCAATCGCTTTGACAGGGTTCCTTTGCCTGATCCTTTTGAGAGATAATTTAGCCGCTAAAAATGCCTTGTTCCAGCAATTACGCTGGCTGCTTTTTCTTGTGCTGCTCATCTCTGAAGTGTCCTATCAATATTGGGCCATTAGCCACGAGTATTGGAGCTTCAACCGTTATATGCCGCTCCATCTATGCGGCGTCGCTTCTATCACCGCCATGATCGGCTTAGTCACTTTGCACCCATTTTGGATCCGCCTATCTTTTTTCATCGGCATCGTGCCCGCGGCTTTGGCACTGGTGACGCCGGATATGCCGTATGATTACCAGCATTACCGGTTTTGGAAATTCTTTGTCCATCATACCGCTATCGCATGGGCATGTTGGTTTTTGGCTTTGGCTATGCCAAACGCACTTACATGGCGCTCGGTGTTTTCGGTTTATGGCCTTTTGCTCGTCTATGCCGCGTTCATCGGCTTTTGGGTCAATCCACAGACTGGCTCGAATTATCTTTACCTGTCGCAGCGGCCATCTACCGTCTCGCCCTTGGATTTCTTCGGGGACGGCGTTTGGTATTATATCAATTTATGCTTAGTTGCTTTCTTTTTATTTGCGGTTCAGTACGGGATATTCCGCTGCCTCTTTAAAAACAGTTTCTGA
- a CDS encoding MarR family winged helix-turn-helix transcriptional regulator, producing the protein MPCSFSKQEQMLHQFKGLTNQISPKFERCTGISASRYELLSQLYKVDEINQSTLQKLVNIDGAAITRHLKQLEASGMVTKRRNPEDNRVIFVSLTDEGRERIIEYRKENMGFVKQMLHDFTSEEVDALSDMLQRMQDNIVDY; encoded by the coding sequence ATGCCGTGTTCATTTTCAAAGCAGGAACAAATGCTGCACCAGTTTAAGGGCCTGACCAATCAGATCAGCCCAAAGTTCGAGCGCTGCACAGGTATCAGTGCGTCACGCTATGAATTATTGTCCCAACTGTATAAGGTGGATGAAATCAATCAATCGACGCTTCAAAAATTGGTCAATATCGACGGCGCCGCGATTACGCGTCATTTGAAACAGCTAGAAGCGAGCGGAATGGTCACGAAGCGCAGAAATCCAGAGGACAACCGCGTGATTTTTGTCAGCCTGACCGATGAAGGCCGCGAGCGCATCATCGAATACCGGAAAGAAAATATGGGCTTCGTTAAGCAAATGCTCCACGATTTCACGTCTGAGGAAGTGGATGCGCTAAGCGATATGCTACAACGTATGCAAGACAATATCGTTGATTATTAA
- a CDS encoding PQQ-dependent sugar dehydrogenase, producing the protein MTKNSWSRLMSLTVLSSVLALAACGNEDASEEESTNDSDATTEESTDEGATTEESADEGANESAETEPKVTEFEPAFPEQTRAPAVETETELNEEVVVEGLGVTWGMVEFEPNRLLVTQRDAAELLIVNLEEGSVSDPIEGTPEVNNSGQGGLLDVAVAPDFDESRAVFMTFSQDVEGGTVTAVGKGVLSEDESSLEDFEVIFQATPAYEGDLHYGGRIIFDEEGNLFLTTGERSDDPIRERAQDLDAYLGKVIHITQDGEPVDSNPFVEDEDALDGIYSYGHRNIQGIDYNPETGDLWIVEFGPQAGDELNIIEPANNYGWPIVSYGIEYTGELINDGISEHEAQGFVEPRYYWDPTSAPSGMSFYDNDAIPEWENNLFIGGLAPNYIVRVVIEDDIIVGEERLLTDEVQRFRDILVTEDGALIASTDGGLIYQITAAE; encoded by the coding sequence ATGACGAAAAATTCGTGGTCAAGATTAATGTCCCTCACAGTTCTAAGTTCTGTGTTGGCTTTGGCAGCTTGTGGCAATGAAGATGCTTCAGAAGAAGAGTCAACGAATGACTCTGATGCTACAACAGAAGAAAGTACAGATGAGGGTGCTACAACAGAGGAAAGTGCAGACGAGGGCGCAAATGAAAGTGCAGAAACTGAACCCAAAGTCACTGAGTTTGAACCAGCATTTCCAGAACAAACTAGAGCACCTGCAGTAGAGACTGAAACAGAACTTAATGAGGAAGTTGTGGTTGAGGGTCTTGGCGTGACTTGGGGTATGGTAGAGTTTGAACCAAACCGCTTACTTGTTACACAAAGAGATGCAGCAGAACTTCTTATTGTAAACCTTGAAGAGGGCTCTGTTTCAGATCCAATCGAAGGTACGCCAGAAGTAAATAACTCAGGCCAAGGCGGGTTGCTTGATGTAGCCGTTGCACCTGATTTTGACGAATCAAGAGCAGTATTCATGACATTTTCTCAAGATGTTGAAGGTGGTACTGTCACTGCTGTTGGTAAAGGTGTTTTATCAGAAGATGAATCCTCACTTGAAGATTTTGAAGTGATCTTCCAAGCAACACCTGCATATGAGGGTGACTTACACTATGGTGGCCGTATTATCTTTGATGAGGAAGGCAACCTATTCCTAACAACTGGTGAGCGTTCAGACGATCCAATTCGTGAACGTGCACAAGACTTGGACGCTTACTTAGGTAAAGTCATTCACATTACACAAGATGGAGAGCCAGTAGATTCAAATCCATTTGTCGAAGATGAAGACGCACTGGATGGTATTTACAGCTATGGTCACCGTAATATTCAAGGCATAGATTACAACCCTGAAACAGGAGACTTATGGATTGTTGAATTCGGTCCACAAGCTGGGGATGAACTGAATATCATTGAACCAGCGAACAACTATGGATGGCCAATTGTTTCTTATGGTATCGAGTACACTGGTGAATTAATCAATGATGGTATTTCAGAGCATGAGGCGCAGGGCTTTGTCGAACCAAGATATTATTGGGATCCAACAAGTGCGCCAAGTGGTATGTCATTCTATGATAATGACGCAATTCCTGAATGGGAAAACAATTTGTTCATCGGTGGTTTAGCGCCGAACTATATTGTACGTGTCGTTATTGAAGATGACATCATCGTTGGAGAAGAACGTCTATTAACTGATGAAGTCCAACGTTTCCGTGATATTCTTGTAACTGAAGATGGCGCGCTTATCGCAAGCACTGATGGCGGTCTGATTTACCAGATTACTGCAGCAGAATAA
- the gnd gene encoding phosphogluconate dehydrogenase (NAD(+)-dependent, decarboxylating), whose translation MEIGIIGLGKMGKNLALNLTDHGHTVVGHDANALEVSDFKVEGSLEELVQNLQAPRTVWLMVPAGEITESVIEQLVPLLDKGDAIIDGGNSNYKESVRRAEELKASGIYFFDCGTSGGTEGARHGICAMIGGDEEKFNDIEPLFRDISVEGGYLYAGKSGSGHFMKMIHNGIEYGMMQSIAEGFDILHKSDFDYDYEKVAGVWNNGSIISSYLMGLTQNAFSKDEKLDGIKGVMNSSGEGKWTVETALDLNVPAPVITMSLMMRYRSLEDDTFTGKVVAALRNEFGGHAVVKK comes from the coding sequence ATGGAAATCGGAATTATCGGTTTGGGCAAGATGGGGAAAAACTTGGCACTCAATTTAACAGATCATGGCCATACAGTGGTAGGGCATGACGCAAACGCCTTGGAAGTAAGCGATTTCAAAGTGGAAGGATCGCTCGAGGAATTGGTGCAGAACCTTCAGGCGCCTCGTACGGTGTGGTTGATGGTGCCGGCTGGAGAAATTACGGAATCGGTCATCGAACAATTGGTGCCGCTTTTGGACAAAGGCGACGCTATTATTGACGGAGGCAACTCGAACTACAAAGAATCGGTGCGCCGTGCCGAGGAATTGAAAGCGAGCGGAATTTATTTCTTCGACTGCGGCACAAGCGGCGGGACAGAAGGCGCGCGCCACGGCATTTGCGCAATGATCGGTGGGGATGAAGAGAAGTTCAACGACATCGAACCGCTCTTCCGCGACATCTCAGTCGAAGGCGGCTACCTCTATGCCGGCAAATCAGGCAGCGGGCATTTCATGAAAATGATCCACAATGGCATCGAGTACGGCATGATGCAATCGATTGCTGAAGGATTCGATATCCTCCACAAAAGTGATTTCGACTACGACTACGAAAAAGTGGCGGGTGTCTGGAACAACGGCTCAATCATCAGTTCTTATTTGATGGGCTTGACGCAAAACGCCTTCTCGAAAGATGAAAAGCTCGATGGCATCAAAGGGGTCATGAACTCTTCGGGAGAAGGAAAATGGACAGTGGAAACGGCACTTGATTTGAATGTGCCGGCACCGGTCATCACAATGTCGCTGATGATGCGCTACCGTTCGCTCGAAGATGATACCTTTACAGGAAAAGTCGTCGCAGCACTTCGCAATGAATTCGGCGGGCACGCAGTCGTCAAAAAATAA